The nucleotide window AGAATGACTGGgcaaacccaaaagagacaaccaCCGGATTTGCAGTGATACCACAATGATTTCCATTCTACTCAGTTGTGTCCTGTCAGAGCAACATGGTTTCTAGAAAATGCCCACTTGAAAGCTGTCACGGTTGGTTGATGAAACTAGCAGAGGAATATAAAAGCTGAATCACAGTCTTTGATGATGTATCTAACAGTGTCTGTCAGACAGAAGTTCTGTGCTTAAATAGAAGTTAAATTTAGTAGTGATTTGTGTGGTTGCAGGGGCCAGGCATCATCTTGAGCCCATAGATTTGTCTGCATAAACCTCATTCCTAGGTTCTCTTATTGCCACAGTGAGAAAAGTCTGCGTGTGATTTCCGCTGTAAAGGTGAAAAAATTATTAGTAATTACAGATGCTTTATGTCTAGCTCTCTTTATGTCAGTTTTCATTTCttgatatgaaaatattttgatctgCTTAAGACCTGTTAATTTTGTTGACCTTAATAAGAAATGAGTAGCTTATAACTTGAAAGACTGTGCCTTCAAAAAAGAAAcggaaagcttttaaaattcacAAACACTGCATGAGAGATGTTGAGAGAGCATGTAGATCTGCTAATAACTCTATTTTAAATCCATTGCAGAAGTGTCTAAAAATCTCTTATTTATATATGTTCTGACTCTTAGGAAGGGCTTGGAAGACTTCCATCCTTTATACAGTAGCacaaaaaaggctttttttaatAGGAGGTCATGTTAAGCCTTGCAATGCCCACATTTGCGGTAAGAGGTTGCTTTTGAATATTGATTTACCAGTGTGGCTAATACATCTGATGTTACAACTCCAAAAGGTTACTTCAAAGCTATTTGCCACTGGTTATTCCCTATAGAAATAGTATTTCACgtattttaaaagttacatGTGTTGGGACAAATCTAAATCTATCAGAAACCAAAAATTACCTTTTAATATTGTTGCTAATGCTGGTAATATAGTGACTAAATGCATTGATATCTTGATGTGTTAACTGTTGTTTAACAAGTCTGCTTTTGTATGGGTATTGTTTTATGTTCTCTGAGGGCAGACATACTGGTGGGATTGATTGGCAAATCATCATAagaaatttcttccttgtatCTAGTCTGAATCTACCTTCTGTCAGTTCAAAACCACTGTGCCTTGTCCTGTTTCTACAGGCACTGTAAAAAAGTCTGTCACTGTCTTTCTGTTAAGCCCCCTTCAAGTACTGAAAAGCCACAATAAAGTCTTcttggagcctcctccaggctaaacaaccccataCATCtgggattagctcagttggctaaaacttggttgtataatgccaaggtcatgggttctatccctctgtgggccattgactgaagagttggactcgatgatccttgggggtcccttccaactctgaatagtctgtgatctctctctcagcctttcctcctagAAGAGGTGTTCCATCCTTACGATCATTTTTGTGGCCCTACTCTGGgcctgctccaacaggtcccACATCTTTCACATGCggaggaccccagagctggacacagtattACAAGTGGTATCTTATGAAAGCAGAGTAGGGGGGGAGAATCACCTGccctgacctgctgcccaccctcctTTTCATGTGGCCCCAGAacacaattggctttctgggctgcaggtgcacattgccagctcatACTGAGTTTTTCATTCACCTGTATCCCCAAGTTCTTCTTGGCAGAACTTTATCTCCCAGCTAATATTGATACCAGGGTTTGTcctgacccaagtgcaggaacTCACGAGATTCCCATAGGCCTGCTTCTTGATCTTGTTCAGTTCTCTCAGAcatcctgtccttcaggaaTGTCAACTGCACCACCCAGCTTCATTTCACCTGAAAATCTACTCAGCTGCATTTCACCTAGAAACTTGCTGAGGTGAAGGTATTAAACAGCACGGGTCCCAGtacagacccctgagggacaccacttcTCACTCATCTCCATACAGATACTGAGCTGTTCATCACTACCCTCTGGCTGCAaccatccagccaattccttatccatcCAAGACTCCATCTATCAAATTTATACCTCTCCAATTTAGAGAAAAGGATGTTGAGGAGGACCATGTCAAAGGCCTCACAGAAGTCTAGATAGATGACAGCACAATAATGAAGCAACTCCTATGTATACTGTCaaacaacaaaggaaaacaattctGGAAGTCAAGAAagtgatgtaatttttttttcatagttatGTTAGACCTCTACAAACTTTGGCATATATCAATATATGGTCAATAGTGCAGTAAGGATGTTTTGGGCAAAAACAGGAGACTCAGACAGGAAACTTCCCAAAGTGATcgttgtgggtcccttccccCTTGGCATATTcggtgattctgtgaaatacgAGCTATGTACCCATGGTCTTGGATTACTGTATGACTTACCTCTGCAAGGTGATGGTTTATGCCAAAAGTAGTTTTAGCTTATTCCCacactgaaaaatgtcactCAAAAGTTTTAATGTTGAACATCTGCCTCAATGGAGTCCAGTTAATGTAAAAAGCTCCACATTTTTATTGTGGACCATTGTTATTGTAATGTGTTGTTCTGATAAAGAGTCCATTTAAAGAATTCAGAAAACATCCCACTGCTCACAGAAATTTCTTGAAATGCACTATAATCCTAATCCCTTAAGATAATAAACTTGCACAGACTGTAAAGAAGACCTTTCTAAATGATAAAATGCTTAATGCACAACTAGCAAATTGCATTTATGCTCAAATCAGAATTAATTATCTGAAGCTTCAAAGAGGTCTAATATGTTAACACTGATCTTGTTCCTCCTGTAGGACAGCAGAATAAATTTTCTAAGTGTATTTGCACATTCTGTATCTTAGTGTTTGTGTGAATGATGTACTGTGACTTTCAGTCTCACATTAAAATACTTTGttatattgtttatttttctaaaccAGTTTAAATTGCACAAAAGCACTCAGGTAAATATATTACTCTTTAGAAAATCAAGTACTAAAAGAGTAAGAAATGTGAGATTCCCCCTTTGGCTTAAATGCTTCTCCTTTCCAAATCACATGTAATAGTACTGTTGGTTGCATATCTTAAGTCTGTGTTTAATTCCCATATCCCACCCTGACTCTTTGGCCTGGATATTTTTCAAGTCTCATTTCTAGTCCCCTTGTCCTTCTTTTGCTTGCCCTGTATATATCCGTGTTTCCCTTCCACACTGTCAGCTCTGCAGTTCAGAGATAAGAGAGGCCATTTCCTTGTTCCAGCTTGGGTGTTTGGACCTAAAGCTGTAGCTCAGGGaaaatccagcccagcctgaAGCAGGAGCACATTCAATAGAATGTAATCATTGGAAAAATTAGCTGCTTAAAGTACCTATTGAACACATGCCCAGAGCTTATAACTTTGCCAAATTTGGACAGCTTTTCACAGACCACAGAGACATTGCTGTGTCACATATCAAGGTCTTCATCTAATGCACAGATTTGTtactagatttttcttttatttatttatttgcttatttttttattttgaatgcaGACATACTTGGGAATGGCTggcattttctgctgaaattcaTTTTAGAAAATTACCTGAAGCAAATACCCAGAACAGAACATTCCACCCAAATACTTATGAGAAAAGGTAGAAACACCAGCAAATGAATTGCTATGATATATGGAGTTTGGCATTTGAAGTTTTTAGGCTTTATTACTGACCTTATTTTGCATAGGTGTGTGGCAAAACTAGTTTTGAACATAGAAGgccaaattctgttttctggaaCATCTGCAGTTCCACTGATTTACAGGGAATTATGAAAAGTGTAAATTAGCATAGAATTTAGACCCTGTATTTAAAAGCCTCACTAAAGCTACTGAACCTTCATTTTTCTGAgcttttggttttgctgctgttgacTGCCTGCCATGACACTGAAACTAAACCATCCCATCTGTTTGCCACATTAACCAGCTTTACTCAATTAAGCTATCACCTTGCATTTGGCATGTAATATATtggattttaaaacatattttgaggagagaaaaatggCAAAGAGCAAGAAGCAGTAGCCTTCTTAATGGAAGTTAATACTTTATATTGtctttttctcagttttgttgggtttggggttatttgggtttttttgacctGGGATCTATTAATAACTGACTGAAGCACTTTTGCAGGTGGTGGTTTTTTGCATGCTAATCCTGGAGAGAAACATTGTGTCCAACAAAGTATGCTGGGTCAGCAAAAGCAAGGAACTTGTGCTGGAGACACATTATCCACAGGTATTGTGTGTATGGAGATTTGGCAAAATGAAGGATTAACTGTCATTGGCAGAAAAATCTAATGTTGTCTGTTAGAAAGTTGTgcgtttttttctttcctgaagaaCAGATTATTCACTCAATGTCAGCAAAAGACTCAGCAATGTCAAtatacatttaataaaatatttcattaatctTCTTCATTTGtattctgtctttttctttaaaacaaggTGATActattttgtgttattttcctCTCATTTGTCCATtcatacagaaattaaatgcttACCTGCACAACTGAGCTGGACCtacaagaattatttttaaaaaaataacaccatTACACAGTGGTTTCTGACATTTTGGTGGTTATGTTCAAAACAGACCAGATTAGTggcaaaaattacatttcttctgATGCTTTCTACAGTGTCTGAGTTCAGTAATGTTACATGCTTTACACAGAAAACCGAAGGAAGtacaaaagtaaaaaacccaaaaactaaaaaattaagaataaaaaggGCTGCAGTGAAACAATTTTAAACATGCcatgtttctgttttttccaaGTTTCACAAACTCTTATAAGCCTGAACTTATCTCTGTATTTGTGTAGGATTTCCATATGTACAGTAATCCAGTCTGCACAGAATGTCTAGAAATTCAGGATATCTCTACAGACACTGAGCAGAAAGTTATGGTGGTGCCCAGTAGTTTCACTTAATTGGAGCATAAAGAAGGTACATAATGCACTTGGTGTTTGATGCTGTAGATGGTAATAAAAGGATCAAAGGCTTATGCCCTGCACAGTTATTGCTCTATGAATCTGCCGTAGATCAAAGAGTTTTGATAAGCATCAGACCTACTATGTATGAACTGTACAGTTTATATATGATTGTTCAGTGAATCCTGCGTGTCCTGAGGGCAGTGGATTTACTGCACATGTGCACACCATGAATATGCACATATATCTGTCCAGGAGCTGGTTGTGGAACATGATAGGTCTGTAACTTACTTACGGTGCATGGTGCAAAGTGTGTGATGTCTGAGAAGAGCATCCAGGATTAAGATAAACTTAGTGGAGTTTCCAGTGTTTTTTAGTAATTCACAGTTAAtgttttaagtatttaaaatgGCAAAGAATGTAAACTTTGCTGTGGAATTACTGCGATATTTCAAGGTTCCACCATTTACTTTTATGTATTCTATTCAAGTGTGATTCCTCCATCAAAAtgatgtttgcttttattttcaccttCTCAAGTTGCCTTACTGGTTGGGGTCTTTGTAGCTGAATTTTTAGTCGTTGAAATTGTTGAGAtctttcaagaaaatattttaataacttaCTACAGTAGTTCTATTGTGCATTAATGGCACATAAGCAATATGTGTGATtggatatttaaaaatagtacATCTTCTTCCAAGTCCTCTTTGATTTTATTATACATTATTTGCATGTTTTATaccagtaatttttttaagatttcaaCAGGAAAACTTTGGTCTGTATCTGATAAACTGCAGAAATTCTAAATATTACAGAAACTGTGAAAGATAGCATGATTCTGTTGGAGAGATATGATCAGAGCAGGTGCTCAGAAAAGTtctttgtcctgtccctgttcttCCAGCTGAATATTGCCAGCGTGCTagtgcagcttttccagggctgAAGAGGATTATGGGTGTATTTCTCCGAAATGCCATGTAGTTTCTGATCTAGAATGAAATATCTTGCATATCTGTATTCAAGAACATTGCTTCAGACaatacttttgttttgtttgtgaaaCTTTTTCAATTCTAAATTTAATTTGGTGGTCATTTaaatgccaaaatatttttaagtttgtGTGTAATAAGATAATTTGTAAGGAGTCTTTATTTTGAgacatacattttttaaaaaaagaaatactgtatttcatGTTACATCTTTGTTATGTTATTCTTACAGCTAAACACAAATCCCCTTTGGATGTAATTcaaaattttcagaagaaaagtcaGTTTAGGACCATTGCTCCAAAAATGGGACCAAAAATTTTAACATCTGGAGTGGTTTCTAGTCTTCAGTCATCTTTGCCTGAGCCAAGTACACCAATTTCAGCTGCAAGTTCTAAACCACTGGTGGTACCAACTCAGAATTACACTGTCATGCAGGTGGCTGGTCAGGAGGGGACGTTTTCCTTGCTGGCTGTGCCGTATGTTGCCCCTGCCCTAACGCAGCAAGCCCAGCAATCAAATGTGGTTCCCTCTGAAAACCCAAAGCTGCCTATCCCTAGGTACCAATCTGTAAGGAATAAACTGCTGAGTggaaaaaaacaggcaaaaatctGTGGTTTGGATGCACATAACAAGATTCCTACCAAAGCACTGGTCTCATCACAGACTTCCCCTATGACTACTTTAACTGAAGGCCGTCCTGAAACTCCTTCTAGTTCAGATTCAACAGAGCAAGCAATGCTAACAGACTGTGATTCATCTGAAATTGCAGTTGCCACACAAGTAAATGAAAGCAGTTGTATGGAATCTGGATCTTCTGTAatgaataaaactgaaattgctAACAGTAATATTTCTGGACTGTCTGTAGTTAGAGAGTCTTTATCCAAGCCAGCAAGTAATCCCATGAAACTACGTCTATGCTCTGTGAAGACAACATCGGAAAACAAAAGGTCAGTCATGACATCTGAGAAACTAAAGGAAAAACCCACAGATTCTGCAAATCCTGTTGCTGTCTTGTCACAAGCAGTTTTTGGCAGTACAGTACAGATGACTCCATTAGTACCAAAGGGAAAACTTCCTATTTTGCCTTATTCAAGGATGAAAAATTCAGCATTCTGTAGTTCTAAGAAGAATATTAATGTTATGGATGTATCTGGTCCATCACTAAGATCTGAATGTGAAAAGCTATCAGCTCTGGcaaaaaacaaagcatttgATGAGCAATTAGCTGTACCATTTACACAAGTCCCCAAACAAACCATTcaagaaaatactttctctCCATCCAGTAAAGTGGACATCAACAGTCTTAAAAATTTGGACAGTCCACCCTCTAAAAAAAGAGGCAGGAGAAGAAGAGCCCCAGATGATTTATTGGCTTTTCAGACCAAGCGAAGGAAATGCATCATTAATAAGctgagagaaggaagagagagggcGAAGGTTGATATTCAGACACCTGACAACaaaaaaggagaagcagtgaaAAAATACCGTAGTATTAGACCAAAACCAGTGGTAGTTGTGCAAGCCTTTGCACCACTGACTTCTACAGCAATAGTAGAGACACCATCTCGTGACCATTTAGAGCAAGGTGTCCTTTTAAATGGTTCACTTGCCAGTAAGTATTTAAGTTACAAGCATAGTGATGCTACATCAGGTAAATCAAGTGATTTAAGTAGAAATGCATGTTCAGCCATACCTAAGCTGTTGCACAGATGTGCTGTTTGTAACTGTACCTTCCAGTATAAGCACCACCTCCAGGACCACATGAGCTCGCACACAAACAAACGGCCGTACAGCTGTCGGATTTGCTGGAAAGCCTGTTTTAATTTGGGGAGCCTGAGCACACATATAAAGTTTCATCACAATGAAGGCAAACCCAAAAAGCTGGTGTGCTGTGAATTCTGTGCTAAAGTTTTTGGCCATGCAAAAGTGTATTTTGGCCACCTCAGAGAAGTGCACAGGGTTGTTGTCAGCACAGAACCCTCTCCTAGCGAGCAACAAATACAAGATGCTTTAAAGAAGAGAGACACAAATatgcaagaggaagaaaaagctaCAGAGAGGTGAGCATTTTAACTAattaaatgtaatgaaaatggaattttaagtTGTCAATGAAAATTCATAAACACCACCATTATGAAAATTGTTGTTTTCCCCACCCCCCAAGTTGAGTCTTGCTGGTTTTGCTTGAATCTAGTCAATCCGTTAGACCATCCAGTATATTTTGGCTGATTTATTGACTATACATCATTACTGACACTTGAATATCCAAAGGAATTTTACATATATTCTAGGAACACCCAATATAGTGCCACTGGAGCCATTTGGATCAATTGATTTCTCATGGTTAATACTCTGGTAATCTGCACTGTCTTCTGCCCCACCCATTTTGGGGTTTTCCCTAAAAGATAAGTGAACCAACTGCAGTAAGCCAGAAGTGATTCATATTTCAGTATTAGCTTGTAGTTTGTTTTCCCTGATAAATATCATTATcccatttccttctctggagTGCTATGAGCTAATCCATCCTGTATGTTAATTACTGATGCTTTTGTGATCACTCAGCCAAGTAGGAAAGTTAACATTTACCATAACAGGCTGGATAGAACCATCTTTTACCTCTGCATTATGATTTTGAGGTGAAATTTCTTGATACGGTATAAATGTTAGCTTTTTTGTTACTTCCACTGTGCATTTACTTTCACTGAAGACCATTCAGGGCTTTAATGTGACTCCTTACTGCAACACTACAGTTAAATTTTACTCATTTTACTTTGCAAGGCTCCACTCTCTGGGGCATCAGTTAGAAATTTTTTAAGATCTAAGAAACACCAGCACTTTTCTGTCAGTCTTACTAGTCATCACACAGTGAATTATTCAGTTTATATTTTGCTGGGTAATCTGTCtaatgtatataaatacatagTATCATGAGGTCCTTTTCATAGATGTTTTGAGGAGATCTTGTTTGGATTGACTTAATTTACCACAGACTGACTGTGTGTCCTTTATACCGTAGAGCTGCCCTAAATCAGGGAGAGGGGCTGTTTAATTGTGAATTAGGTATTTAAACTTTTCTAAACCATGTTACAGacttttagggaaaaaaagcaagaaacttTGAAGTTTCATTGTTTCCGTCTTGGAAAGGGAGGTGGGAGATGTGATTTCTTAGTAGCACACTACAGATAATagtaattttcacttttctagCACAGCACTAGAAGTATTTGGATTCATCTCACTGAATCAGGAACTTAAAAAAAGTTATCAACCTTTTATTAAAAGGTTTGTGTTGTTAAAAGGTTATTTCTACCAAGACCAATTTTGGAGGCAGTTCTTCAACTCAAAAGTGTCAAATAACATTTGGTTTCAGGAGCTTCCTAAACAGCCCTGCTGTTATTTTCtccacccccccaccccgccTTCCAAATGAATTAGATACTGtaaaaaaaatgcttatttttaattaaaagtgttTCATGACTGTCATCTCTTTTTGGAACTTATGACAGAAATTGCCATCCCTCTTCTGTGCCTGGCTAATACTTTAATagtttgtatttcctttttttttttgacaggaGAAATAAGTGTAATTTTGAGGACCTATTCCATAACCCAGTAGGAGTGAAATTACAGGTCAGGTGTGGTCGGTGCGAGTTTATTGCACAGTCTTTTGGTGAGATGAAGTTCCACTTACTGTGCTCTCATGGAGAAGAGATTCAGGGAAGAGTAGGGGAAGGAGTTGTGCAAGGAAACAGAGGAGCTAAAGAAGAATTGATCAAACACACAAACCACTTCTGGAAACCGTGCAATGAGAGAAGACATGTAGCAAAATACAGTGCCCATGAAGAGGAGATTTATACttttccaaaactgaaaagaCAGATACACTCTCACCATCAAAATAATCTTGATATTTTATCTAAAGGCGAACTGCCTCAGTCAAGAAGTGATGAAACCACCAAGGAGATGCAAAATGTGGGGTTTGGTACACCAAGCGAGAAAATAGAATTTTGGTCTAAAGCAGGCTATAACTGCATTTTATGCAAAAAGGTATTTGGAAGAAAAGAGGATCTTTGTAATCATTGGCAAAGTCATCATAATTGTGAAGACCCTTCCGCTTTATGGACAATTTTTAGTTTGGTATCAAAACAAGGGATTATTGAATTTTCTAATAATGGTAAATCTTGAAGCTCAATTCTACAATGCTATGAAAAGCATTAATTACCTTACCAAAATGTTTAAGGTTTTTTGCTGTCTTGGTAAACTAATTCAACAACTAACTTCAAAGTTTTGTTGggtgggtttgttgttttttggttttttggggttttttaagttaTGGGATAGTTCCtatcttttcttgttttgggTGTCTCATCTGTTCTAATCTGAGAACCCTTCGtggactattctgagttggaagggacccacaaggatcatcaagtccaactcttaaagtcaatggcccatacatgggattgaacccatgaccttggcattattacaaccaagtgCTAACCTTTATTTTGGTGAATAGAAACCAAAATTGTTCAGTGTCATTCCAGGTGGGTACATGGAAGCTGATTGTGAAACACTGTCCTTAAAATTCGTGCTTAAGGAAATACTCAATACTAATGGTTAACAtcaaggaaaaacattttcaagttAAATTATACTGtacacacagaaataaatcagtttCTATGAAGTAATCTGAATATTGGATGAAATAACAAACCCCACTGAAAGTGTAATTTCAGTCCCAACTGTGCTTCGAAATGTTTTGGTAAATACACATTTCCAGGCAGTTCTATTGATCATTTGCATGTGCATACATGCAGCTGGCATTTAGGAGTTTTATAATGTATAATTTCAGAACTTTTAATTctggttttcttcatttcagtgtCTTTAACCATGTTCATTGCTTGCAGGCCTTTTTGGTGTTAAATTCTGTCCTGGTAATagcaaatattttgtattttgtaagTAAAAActctacatgtatttatttgcCTGTAACTTTTCATGTTGAAGGTGAATTATTTACCAGCCATGAAGATGAAGAACACAAAGCTTGACTTCTTTATGAAAAAGaacaagtttgttttaaaaatagtgaTCTGAGATGGTTACTTGTGGGAAGTCTGACACTGTGTATTCCTTGCACCTCCAGTCACAGCAGCACCACTGTCAACACCATTAGCACACTCTGCCTTTAACACTCTTGGTGTATCCCTTTTGTACCTCTGCAGCTGACCCAGTCTGTGGCTCTAAAGGGAAATTGTTCCTTCACTTGTAAGTCTGTGGCAGAggtaattgtttttatttttgttgccaCATTTGCTATACTAGAGGAACTGCGTGTGGCTCCTTAACCTTCCCATGTCAGGAGCTGGTAACCATtccctgagcagggagcagagctgtagCAGCCCGTGGGTCAGGCATGGTGCATCCCGtgatccctgcagggcaggcaaGGGCAGCGACCACTGCAGCACATCTCCAAGGGGGCAAGTTGGGATGGAGTTCTGGATTTTCATTTTGATGAAAAGGTCATTGAAACCGTTGAATCTAGTTTGAAATTGGTGTTTAAACTGTTGTTACTCAAAGTCTTACTAGTTacttctgaattattttggGAGCAATAATGGAGGCAGTCTAAGGAATCGCTACATCACTGTTCAACAGAAATCAGAGCACATCAGAGGGCAAGCTGAAAAACACATCAGTACTGCCCCTACAGTACTACTCTATTCATCTCTGTGATCAACTGTAATTGAGGGTTTGCAATAATGAAAGAGTCATTCCTAAAATCTCCTGGGTTGCCCCTCACTGTTTTGCAAAAGTTATGGTGATGAGAACATGAGAAGAGGTGTTAAAATGTTGGGCATTCTGAATGGGTTTCCAGAAGCTGTTGCAAtattttgtgtatgtgttttgtttttaaatagtaaAGTCAATTTTGATAACCTAATAGTTCTgaatgcaatttctttttgtatgaTTCTTTGCCCTAGAGATGAACTCCAAGGCAAGTGCCAAGAATAAACgacaaacagaaaatgcttgTAGAACTGTACAGGTGCTTGGTAAGGTGTAAGAATCCCTGTGGATTTTCAAAACTTCCTTCCTACTGTCTGTGCTTTCAATACATATTTGtattctttctttgcttttctatattgttttttaatgcagaattactgtaaaaatatttaatgcctACAgtatattcatatatttattttcatgggCATATTTGAAAAGGAATAGTTAATTTTGAAGTCAGTGTTTCATATCAAACTGAGGCCATATTTAACTTTGAAGAGTGTGCTGCATTTAGAAGCATTTTTTACACACCCCTCCAGCCCCGCTATTAAAT belongs to Pithys albifrons albifrons isolate INPA30051 chromosome 7, PitAlb_v1, whole genome shotgun sequence and includes:
- the ZNF438 gene encoding zinc finger protein 438 isoform X4, which translates into the protein MCRAKHKSPLDVIQNFQKKSQFRTIAPKMGPKILTSGVVSSLQSSLPEPSTPISAASSKPLVVPTQNYTVMQVAGQEGTFSLLAVPYVAPALTQQAQQSNVVPSENPKLPIPRYQSVRNKLLSGKKQAKICGLDAHNKIPTKALVSSQTSPMTTLTEGRPETPSSSDSTEQAMLTDCDSSEIAVATQVNESSCMESGSSVMNKTEIANSNISGLSVVRESLSKPASNPMKLRLCSVKTTSENKRSVMTSEKLKEKPTDSANPVAVLSQAVFGSTVQMTPLVPKGKLPILPYSRMKNSAFCSSKKNINVMDVSGPSLRSECEKLSALAKNKAFDEQLAVPFTQVPKQTIQENTFSPSSKVDINSLKNLDSPPSKKRGRRRRAPDDLLAFQTKRRKCIINKLREGRERAKVDIQTPDNKKGEAVKKYRSIRPKPVVVVQAFAPLTSTAIVETPSRDHLEQGVLLNGSLASKYLSYKHSDATSGKSSDLSRNACSAIPKLLHRCAVCNCTFQYKHHLQDHMSSHTNKRPYSCRICWKACFNLGSLSTHIKFHHNEGKPKKLVCCEFCAKVFGHAKVYFGHLREVHRVVVSTEPSPSEQQIQDALKKRDTNMQEEEKATERRNKCNFEDLFHNPVGVKLQVRCGRCEFIAQSFGEMKFHLLCSHGEEIQGRVGEGVVQGNRGAKEELIKHTNHFWKPCNERRHVAKYSAHEEEIYTFPKLKRQIHSHHQNNLDILSKGELPQSRSDETTKEMQNVGFGTPSEKIEFWSKAGYNCILCKKVFGRKEDLCNHWQSHHNCEDPSALWTIFSLVSKQGIIEFSNNGKS
- the ZNF438 gene encoding zinc finger protein 438 isoform X5, with amino-acid sequence MGPKILTSGVVSSLQSSLPEPSTPISAASSKPLVVPTQNYTVMQVAGQEGTFSLLAVPYVAPALTQQAQQSNVVPSENPKLPIPRYQSVRNKLLSGKKQAKICGLDAHNKIPTKALVSSQTSPMTTLTEGRPETPSSSDSTEQAMLTDCDSSEIAVATQVNESSCMESGSSVMNKTEIANSNISGLSVVRESLSKPASNPMKLRLCSVKTTSENKRSVMTSEKLKEKPTDSANPVAVLSQAVFGSTVQMTPLVPKGKLPILPYSRMKNSAFCSSKKNINVMDVSGPSLRSECEKLSALAKNKAFDEQLAVPFTQVPKQTIQENTFSPSSKVDINSLKNLDSPPSKKRGRRRRAPDDLLAFQTKRRKCIINKLREGRERAKVDIQTPDNKKGEAVKKYRSIRPKPVVVVQAFAPLTSTAIVETPSRDHLEQGVLLNGSLASKYLSYKHSDATSGKSSDLSRNACSAIPKLLHRCAVCNCTFQYKHHLQDHMSSHTNKRPYSCRICWKACFNLGSLSTHIKFHHNEGKPKKLVCCEFCAKVFGHAKVYFGHLREVHRVVVSTEPSPSEQQIQDALKKRDTNMQEEEKATERRNKCNFEDLFHNPVGVKLQVRCGRCEFIAQSFGEMKFHLLCSHGEEIQGRVGEGVVQGNRGAKEELIKHTNHFWKPCNERRHVAKYSAHEEEIYTFPKLKRQIHSHHQNNLDILSKGELPQSRSDETTKEMQNVGFGTPSEKIEFWSKAGYNCILCKKVFGRKEDLCNHWQSHHNCEDPSALWTIFSLVSKQGIIEFSNNGKS